From the genome of Brassica oleracea var. oleracea cultivar TO1000 chromosome C4, BOL, whole genome shotgun sequence:
ATTCCAAGGTAAATTAACTATATGGTACGTTGATATGATGAACCATGGAGATAAGATAGGTTATGGATTAAGGCTTGGACATGGCACGCTGCGCAGCCCCCCAAGAGTAGATATCAGAACCCGAGTTTCCATTAGTGAGTAGGTTCTGAGGCAATCCATGAATGTCATCTAAGGGACGGGATCTTCCATTCTGGTAGTATTGCTGGTTGTGCATAGAAGCAGCTTCATCATCATCCAGAGGAAGACGATCAAACACAGCGTTCATGAAAGATGCAGCCATGAGAACAACGGGACCAGATGCGATTAGCCCACCAACCACTCCTCCACCCACAACCTGGCCTTGAGGGCCGGCTAAGTAAATGGTCAAACCAGTGATCCCAAGCGGTGCTGGTGGAGGCAGGATTGATCCAAGCAACGAGAGGATCTCGAAACGTCCGTGTAATGTCACAATACCTCCTGATGAAGCTGGCTGCCTTAACGTCACATTGTTGACGCAACCGTTGGCACTTAGTATGCAGAGACCTCTCTGTTTCCTTCTTGCGTAATCTGATAAAGTCTCGCAGATGTCATTACCCGAGCTGATCTCAACGGCGTGAGCTCTGAGGGAATTGGGACTGTCGTGAGTGACAATGATTGGTGGTTTGGGTTTGTTCTTGGAGCCAGCTGGTCTACCTCGCGGCCTCTTAGCCATCTCTCCTTCGATTGATGAAACTGGTTGAACCGGTTTGGGCAATGCTTTCATGTTGTTGTTGTTGTTAGTGCCTCTCTCTGCTACTGCTTCATGGTTCCTCAGTGGGAGTAGTGACTTGGATCCTACAGAGGTTGGAGTCAAAGCTGCACCTCCAGCCATTGTTATCAAATTTCAACTGAGATTTTGTGAGGAGTTTATGGGTGTTAAGTAAGGAGATTATGGTGAATTATTATATGGTAGAGACACCAAAAGAATGATTGCGAAGAGTAGGAGATTGTTAAGTTGTCATCAAAATTGTGATTAATAGTTAACAAATTAAGTTTCTGGCAGCCTACTTCTCAACATGAAGATGATTCATGACAATTGTCTTCTTGAACAGAGTAATAATGTTTTTAAACATCTTGTAACTATTTACAACCTACTTTGATAGGGTATGGCAGAGTTTATAGATATTTTTCTCTGTAGCTTCAACTTGGGCCACGTGAGAGGAACGTGTCAAAGAGTCAATTTCAACTTTTTATAATGATTATTGATGAAAGTGAGAATCATAAAAGCAATACGACACAGAAGACGCAACATTTGACAGAATAATAATGCAACAAAAGCTGAGTGGTCTCTGTGGACGTTAGACTAAACTAGTATTGTATTGAGGGCTTAAAGTAAGCTAGCCACTAATCTTGAACTTAGTTTTGTCACTTTGCTCTGTCTCGGCCTGCGTCATCAGTCCATACAAAATCTATGAATCGATAGTTTTATTTTATCTCTCTTACTCGCTTACGTCACGGCTCTCATCACAGAAACCTTTGAACACACGTCTTTTGACTGACAAAAAGATCCGTACAACCAAGACATGAATACTTTTATCAAACAAAACAACAAAACGCCTCCAGAGATTGCAGCAACTACACACTCGACAGGCTCTTTTTTTATCATCATCAGAGAGGGTTTAATCATTGCCATCTCTCCACAAGCACCAAACGTTATGTCGATCATTCAATCACTATGCTAAGGAGACACAGAGCATTTCAAGACTTGAAGAAGCTTCTTTAGAACCGAGTGTAATAGCTATTTCTTATCCACAAGTCTTCTCAGGCTTTTGTAATGTGAGTCTCTGTGCCACTAGGAGAAAGAGATCCATCTTTAGTCTCAACAATCTCTATGCTTGCGGTTCTGCTCTTTCTGTTCCTCCTCTCCTGCCAACACATGAAGATATTGTTTGATTATTACAAATGCGGAAACATATAAACTATTTGCTGCATCTTTGGATCATCATACCTGTCCAAAAGGGTGTTCTTCGGATTCAAGCATCCGCACAACCTGACTCATTCTAGGACGTTTCTCTGCTTCAGGATCAACACATCTAAGTGAAACCAAAAGTGCACGTTTCAGAGCACTCTTACTTGGCCTAGGTTCAAGTCTTGGATCAACAACTTCTTCGGCTCTTCTTGTTCCAACCATCATCTTCAGCCATTCAACAAGATTCACCTGCCAATACACAAAACTCAAATCAATATTCATAACTTTTTCCAAATCAATAACATAAGCAAAATCAATTATCTAAGCCTCACCTCATTAGCAGGACGTCCATAATCAACAGGATCTCGTCCAGTTACAGCTTCAAGAAGCAAAACACCAAAGCTATATATATCACTCTTTTCATTTAACAGCCCTGAGTTAGCATATTCTGGCGCTACATATCTGGAAAAAAAATAATCAAAAACACAGCAATGATTTCTTCTGTAAGGACATTAATAATTAACCATTATGGCCTCAATAGAGTACAAAGCTTTTTGAACATTACCCAAAGGTTCCCATGACTCTGGTAGTGATGTGACTCTCACCAGAGTCCAAGAGCTTTGCTAACCCAAAGTCAGAGAGCTTTGCATTAAACTCATCATCAATTAATATATTGCTTGCTTTTATATCTCTATGGACCACTTTTGGTTCTATTGCTTCATGTAAGTAAGCAAGCCTGTAAAGTTGCAGACCACTTTAATTATTGAAGCAATTCAATAAAAGCTTATACAGATTCAAAACCACTTACGCTTGTGCAGTACCGATAAGGATCTTCATCCTTGCCTCCCAAGTGAGGCTTCCATGTTGCCTCATAGCTCCGTGTAACCATTGCTCTAAGTTACCACTATTCACATACTCATAAACAAGCATCCTGCGTTCATAACCATAATTAGAACACAGTAAAGATCATTCTCATCTGGTAAAGTGTCAAAATGATAAAAAGACAAGAGAGAGAGACTCACCGATGAACTCCCTCTATGCAATATCCTAAAAGCCTAACGAGATTCTTGTGTCGTACATGACCAATAGCCTCAACTTCTACCCTGAACTCCTTCTCAGCTTGTCCTCTACAGACCAAAATTTAGAATGAGATTGTAAAGAAAACGAATCATTTTGCAATCCAATTGACAACTTACAGATTGTTAAAAAGCTTCTTCACAGCAACCTCAGTACCATTGGCGAGTTTACCCTTATAAACAACTCCATAACCACCCTCTCCAATCACATTCTCAGCAGAGAAACGGTCCGTGGCAAGCTCAAGATCCCTAAGAGTAAACCAATGTCCCCAACCAAGATGAGATATCTCCGGTAAACCAACCAAAGGAGACGCTGTCACAAGCCCTCCTCCTCCGTACTGTCTCCCAACGCTTCCAAAGCCTGCTTCATCACCGGAATGAGAACTACAAGCCCTCTCATGGTGGTTATTCACAGAGCTGCATCTACTCAGAGTATCATTATCACTAGACTTGGTTCTCGCCAAGTGAGACATCATCGTGGACTTGTTGTCATTCATTGCTATATATAAACTCTCGGGTTGAGGGTTGTTGTGGCTCTGAAACCCTGCCGCCCTGTCGACTCTGATGTCTTTGGACACGTGTGGTATTTGGTTGAAAGATCTTCTAGACTTGCGGCGGAATGTGATCCAGAGAGACAAGATGCAGAGAATCATCACTATGAACACTCCAACTACTAAACAAACCCATACCCATAGCTTCAGACCCTTCAGACCAAAAAATGATATCTTCTTGGACATCTCAGCGTTTAAAGAACTCTCGGATGCCATCTTCCACTTGCCAAAACTGTCTTTTTTTTTTGCTTCTCGTACAAGTTCACTGTAATAACAACCAAGACAACAACAACAACAGTGTCTCAGATTTAAACACTTTCATACATCATACAATGACTATCAGAGACTCACACTTTCACAGAAACAGTTGATAAAAATGCAAACTTTCATGGTAAGTTCATTAATTGAATTTTGCGGCATATCAACAAACATGTTATGGGCATTACGTGTCCCCACCAAAGATGGGAGCTTTTTTAAACCAGAGAAAAGGCATCACTTAAGTTTGAAGCAAGAGACAAATTTGAAGAGAATCAAACAGATAATGTTATATAAATAAAAACATTCAGGTTGGAAAAAAAAACGTTTTTTTCTTTCTCATGAAACAAAGAAGAGAGCATAAATCTTTACCTTAGAATGTGGGGTTTCTCTTTTGATTTAAACAATGGCAATAACAGCAAAAAGGCTCCATTTTTATTTCCCTTTTTGGAGAAAAACAGAGAGAAAGGGAAGTAAACAGAGCAAAATCCAACAAGAAAAAAAAAACAGAGTATCTCAAAGAAGAATATATAGAAAATACATAGTGATGGAGAAAAGAAGTTTGGTGGGTCTGTAGTAAAGCTGGAGAGAAAGCTTTGTTTGCAATGGAGGAAACAAGAGAGAGAGAGAGAGTAGTGTGAGCAGTGAAGGTGAAGGAAAGATACTGGACTTGTCAACTGTGAGATTTATAGCTGGTTGAAATATTAAAAAAAAAAAAATTTTACAATTTTAAAATAATCATTTAAAAATTCATAGAGATAGGGGGCAAAGCACAGAAGAGGGAATTCCCAAACACAGGCTTTGGAATTTTAAGGTCAATATTATTCTCACTCCTCAATATGTCTATCTATTTTTTCTTCCTTTCACATTTCAATTTTGGATTCTATCCAGAGAAAAAGACAAAAATAGCATTAAATCAAGTTTTTGTTCCCAAACTAGTATTCAAAGTTAAAAGTCACAAAAATAGCACTTAATGTTTTATCAAAAGTCACAAACTTAGGGTTTAGAGTTAAAGGGTGAGGTTTAGGATTTAGGGTTTAGGGTTTAGAGTTTAGGGTTTAGGTTTAGGTTTAGGGTTTAGGGTTTAGAATTTAGGGTTTAGGGTTTAGAGTTTAGGGTTTAGGGTTTAGAGTTTAGGGTTTAGGGTTTAGAGTTGAGAAATGAGGTTTTGAGATAAGATATAAACTTAGAAATGTGCTATTTTGGTCATTTTAGTTTTTGAGTGCTATTTTGTGATATAAACTTAGAAAGGTGCTATTTTGGACATTTGCCATTTTATCTATGTATGTTCAATATTATTATTACTTTGTTTTCTTAAAAAATATTACAT
Proteins encoded in this window:
- the LOC106342281 gene encoding AT-hook motif nuclear-localized protein 16; the encoded protein is MAGGAALTPTSVGSKSLLPLRNHEAVAERGTNNNNNMKALPKPVQPVSSIEGEMAKRPRGRPAGSKNKPKPPIIVTHDSPNSLRAHAVEISSGNDICETLSDYARRKQRGLCILSANGCVNNVTLRQPASSGGIVTLHGRFEILSLLGSILPPPAPLGITGLTIYLAGPQGQVVGGGVVGGLIASGPVVLMAASFMNAVFDRLPLDDDEAASMHNQQYYQNGRSRPLDDIHGLPQNLLTNGNSGSDIYSWGAAQRAMSKP
- the LOC106342280 gene encoding probable receptor-like protein kinase At2g42960 — encoded protein: MASESSLNAEMSKKISFFGLKGLKLWVWVCLVVGVFIVMILCILSLWITFRRKSRRSFNQIPHVSKDIRVDRAAGFQSHNNPQPESLYIAMNDNKSTMMSHLARTKSSDNDTLSRCSSVNNHHERACSSHSGDEAGFGSVGRQYGGGGLVTASPLVGLPEISHLGWGHWFTLRDLELATDRFSAENVIGEGGYGVVYKGKLANGTEVAVKKLFNNLGQAEKEFRVEVEAIGHVRHKNLVRLLGYCIEGVHRMLVYEYVNSGNLEQWLHGAMRQHGSLTWEARMKILIGTAQALAYLHEAIEPKVVHRDIKASNILIDDEFNAKLSDFGLAKLLDSGESHITTRVMGTFGYVAPEYANSGLLNEKSDIYSFGVLLLEAVTGRDPVDYGRPANEVNLVEWLKMMVGTRRAEEVVDPRLEPRPSKSALKRALLVSLRCVDPEAEKRPRMSQVVRMLESEEHPFGQERRNRKSRTASIEIVETKDGSLSPSGTETHITKA